The Cuculus canorus isolate bCucCan1 chromosome 16, bCucCan1.pri, whole genome shotgun sequence genome includes a region encoding these proteins:
- the CASS4 gene encoding cas scaffolding protein family member 4 isoform X1: MDKNTRIDRTAKNTLAKALYDNKAECSDELAFRKGDILTVVDQNVIGSEGWWKCSLHGRQGLAPANRLQLLTASPAALLSPPTWSDSAESPVGQQNIYQVPSIPKPTVSSSTYEKMEGWVKSPAKVSTLPAPGIYQVPPLAAQLLSEKTQSSTNQHLFTLPRACRASVPNIRSEVYDVPSTQRRESLFTKSGATPPTARKASLLVRSTECFQEEQKQLYNTSSSPEKAAVVTQKDSPAGNLYDVPPKRETDVSENESQKKFWGHYNTLPNPRKSEWIYDIPVSPEKTRLKQNPSGHSLENQVLYDIPPARYKALTTNTEAKVVNPQLYDIPPTQRKLTFPDIHLYDVPSSRDVLLLPQNSDAPPSLPATKAENQISEENVYDIPKGLPTVLQSKKEMEKNSDRSGDQASSAPPQLSRDAKLEQDRLSVSSVDSRSSTLSTSSSSSAESFSMPSSEEPVKEIKLDLDVAIETLTRLQHSVSSSVASLMIFVSSKWRLQEHLQKSIEEIHRAVDHIKVSLGEFLAFAQVVKVNASNLTDNNLQIRIKKQLEILMNSFKILTETREALNNCNWSLEALVLKKPQNNPDDLDRFVMVARTIPDDIKRFVSIIIANGKLLFRKNEKEQEMKLSKINPEHKMAKQITVPRIEIDSLQRNTSNEPNQSQPSSEKPKENATEDCDYVQLQAQKIISGKEVAKKSTDSKPKVLPSAKKAVIQSKQDSGKKIALPEHCRLCFSALHKAIGVFTNSLSNNQPPEVFISHSKLIIMVGQKLVDCLCQETQERDARNDILHSSSQFCSLLKNLALATKNAAIQYPNTDAIRELQDQTEELWKYTQQFRAMME; the protein is encoded by the exons ATGGATAAAAACACAAGAATCGACAGAACAGCCAAG aacaCCTTGGCGAAGGCGCTGTATGACAACAAGGCAGAGTGCTCAGATGAGCTGGCCTTCCGCAAAGGAGACATCCTGACGGTTGTGGACCAAAACGTCATCGGCAGTGAGGGCTGGTGGAAATGCTCCCTCCATGGCAGGCAGGGCCTGGCCCCCGCTAACCGTCTCCAGCTCCTCACCGCCTCTCCAGCTGCCCTGCTGTCTCCTCCCACCTGGAGTGACTCTGCAGAGTCGCCCGTGGGCCAACAAAACATCTACCAGGTTCCCTCCATCCCCAAGCCTACGGTGTCATCATCTACCTATGAGAAGATGGAGGGATGGGTTAAATCTCCAGCGAAGGTCTCTACTCTGCCTGCCCCAGGAATATATCAGGTGCCACCCTTGGCTGCACAGCTGCTCAGTGAGAAGACCCAAAGCTCAACAAACCAG CACCTGTTTACTCTCCCGAGAGCATGCCGAGCGTCAGTCCCAAATATCAGGAGTGAGGTGTATGATGTTCCATCCACACAGCGCCGGGAGTCCTTATTCACAAAG AGTGGTGCCACTCCACCCACTGCACGAAAGGCCTCTCTGCTGGTTAGATCGACCGAGTGTTTCCaagaagagcagaagcagctttaCAACACCTCGTCCAGcccagaaaaagcagcagttgttACCCAGAAAGACTCACCAGCGGGCAAT CTGTATGATGTCCCTCCCAAAAGAGAAACTgatgtttcagaaaatgaatctCAGAAAAAGTTCTGGGGCCATTACAATACACTGCCAAATCCTCGAAAGTCAGAATGGATTTATGATATTCCAGTATCGCCTGAAAAGACAAGGTTAAAACAAAACCCTTCTGGTCATTCCTTGGAGAACCAGGTGCTGTACGATATACCACCGGCCAGGTACAAGGCACTGACAACAAATACTGAAGCCAAAGTTGTAAATCCACAATTATATGATATTCCACCAACACAACGGAAATTAACATTTCCAGATATCCATCTCTACGATGTTCCATCCTCACGGGATGTGCTTCTTTTGCCACAAAACAGTGATGCACCTCCAAGTCTGCCAGCAACAAAagctgagaatcagatctctgAGGAGAATGTTTATGATATTCCAAAAGGTTTGCCCACTGTTTTGCAGTccaagaaagagatggaaaaaaacagcgATCGTTCTGGAGACCAAGCATCCAGTGCTCCTCCACAGCTCTCAAGAGATGCCAAATTAGAACAAGACAGATTATCTGTTTCAAGTGTGGATAGCAGAAGCAGCACACTCTCTACATCCTCAAGCTCTTCTGCAGAGTCTTTTTCTATGCCATCATCAGAAGAGCCTgtcaaagaaattaaactggACCTTGATGTAGCCATAGAGACACTGACTAGATTGCAGCACAGCGTATCCAGCTCGGTTGCCAGTTTAATGATCTTTGTGAGTAGTAAGTGGAGATTACAAGAGCACCTGCAGAAAAGCATTGAAGAAATCCATAGAGCAGTCGATCACATAAAAGTATCACTGGGAGAATTCTTGGCCTTTGCTCAAGTTGTAAAGGTAAATGCTTCTAACCTCACTGATAATAACCTCCAgatcagaattaaaaaacagcTGGAAATTCTCATGAACTCATTCAAAATCTTAACAGAAACGAGAGAAGCTCTGAACAACTGCAACTGGTCACTGGAGGCTTTGGTCCTCAAGAAACCTCAGAACAATCCAGATGATCTTGATCGCTTTGTTATGGTAGCCCGCACAATTCCAGATGATATCAAGAGGTTCGTATCCATCATCATTGCCAATGGAAAGCTTCTCTTCAGAAAGAATGAGAAGGAACAAGAAATGAAGCTATCAAAAATTAACCCAGAACACaaaatggcaaaacaaatcACAGTGCCAAGAATAGAAATAGATTCACTACAAAGAAATACTTCTAATGAACCCAACCAAAGTCAGCCCTCTTCTgagaaaccaaaagaaaatgccaCTGAGGACTGTGATTACGTTCAGTTACAG GCACAGAAAATCATTTCAGGTAAAGAAGTAGCAAAGAAGAGTACAGATTCTAAACCAAAG gttttgcCATCTGCAAAAAAGGCTGTAATACAAAGCAAGCAGGACTCTGGAAAGAAAATCGCTCTCCCTGAACACTGTAGGTTGTGTTTCAGTGCACTTCACAAGGCAATTGGTGTATTTACTAATAGCCTAAGCAACAACCAGCCACCCGAAGTCTTCATATCCCACAGCAAATTGATCATTATGGTGGGGCAAAAGCTGGTGGATTGTCTCTGCCAGGAAACTCAAGAAAGAGATGCTCGGAATGACAttctccacagcagcagccagtttTGCAGCCTCTTGAAGAATCTGGCTCTGGCCACCAAAAATGCTGCAATACAATATCCAAACACAGATGCCATAAGAGAACTTCAGGATCAAACTGAGGAGCTGTGGAAGTACACACAGCAGTTTAGAGCAATGATGGAATGA
- the CASS4 gene encoding cas scaffolding protein family member 4 isoform X3 codes for MDKNTRIDRTAKNTLAKALYDNKAECSDELAFRKGDILTVVDQNVIGSEGWWKCSLHGRQGLAPANRLQLLTASPAALLSPPTWSDSAESPVGQQNIYQVPSIPKPTVSSSTYEKMEGWVKSPAKVSTLPAPGIYQVPPLAAQLLSEKTQSSTNQHLFTLPRACRASVPNIRSEVYDVPSTQRRESLFTKSGATPPTARKASLLVRSTECFQEEQKQLYNTSSSPEKAAVVTQKDSPAGNLYDVPPKRETDVSENESQKKFWGHYNTLPNPRKSEWIYDIPVSPEKTRLKQNPSGHSLENQVLYDIPPARYKALTTNTEAKVVNPQLYDIPPTQRKLTFPDIHLYDVPSSRDVLLLPQNSDAPPSLPATKAENQISEENVYDIPKGLPTVLQSKKEMEKNSDRSGDQASSAPPQLSRDAKLEQDRLSVSSVDSRSSTLSTSSSSSAESFSMPSSEEPVKEIKLDLDVAIETLTRLQHSVSSSVASLMIFVSSKWRLQEHLQKSIEEIHRAVDHIKVSLGEFLAFAQVVKVNASNLTDNNLQIRIKKQLEILMNSFKILTETREALNNCNWSLEALVLKKPQNNPDDLDRFVMVARTIPDDIKRFVSIIIANGKLLFRKNEKEQEMKLSKINPEHKMAKQITVPRIEIDSLQRNTSNEPNQSQPSSEKPKENATEDCDYVQLQVLPSAKKAVIQSKQDSGKKIALPEHCRLCFSALHKAIGVFTNSLSNNQPPEVFISHSKLIIMVGQKLVDCLCQETQERDARNDILHSSSQFCSLLKNLALATKNAAIQYPNTDAIRELQDQTEELWKYTQQFRAMME; via the exons ATGGATAAAAACACAAGAATCGACAGAACAGCCAAG aacaCCTTGGCGAAGGCGCTGTATGACAACAAGGCAGAGTGCTCAGATGAGCTGGCCTTCCGCAAAGGAGACATCCTGACGGTTGTGGACCAAAACGTCATCGGCAGTGAGGGCTGGTGGAAATGCTCCCTCCATGGCAGGCAGGGCCTGGCCCCCGCTAACCGTCTCCAGCTCCTCACCGCCTCTCCAGCTGCCCTGCTGTCTCCTCCCACCTGGAGTGACTCTGCAGAGTCGCCCGTGGGCCAACAAAACATCTACCAGGTTCCCTCCATCCCCAAGCCTACGGTGTCATCATCTACCTATGAGAAGATGGAGGGATGGGTTAAATCTCCAGCGAAGGTCTCTACTCTGCCTGCCCCAGGAATATATCAGGTGCCACCCTTGGCTGCACAGCTGCTCAGTGAGAAGACCCAAAGCTCAACAAACCAG CACCTGTTTACTCTCCCGAGAGCATGCCGAGCGTCAGTCCCAAATATCAGGAGTGAGGTGTATGATGTTCCATCCACACAGCGCCGGGAGTCCTTATTCACAAAG AGTGGTGCCACTCCACCCACTGCACGAAAGGCCTCTCTGCTGGTTAGATCGACCGAGTGTTTCCaagaagagcagaagcagctttaCAACACCTCGTCCAGcccagaaaaagcagcagttgttACCCAGAAAGACTCACCAGCGGGCAAT CTGTATGATGTCCCTCCCAAAAGAGAAACTgatgtttcagaaaatgaatctCAGAAAAAGTTCTGGGGCCATTACAATACACTGCCAAATCCTCGAAAGTCAGAATGGATTTATGATATTCCAGTATCGCCTGAAAAGACAAGGTTAAAACAAAACCCTTCTGGTCATTCCTTGGAGAACCAGGTGCTGTACGATATACCACCGGCCAGGTACAAGGCACTGACAACAAATACTGAAGCCAAAGTTGTAAATCCACAATTATATGATATTCCACCAACACAACGGAAATTAACATTTCCAGATATCCATCTCTACGATGTTCCATCCTCACGGGATGTGCTTCTTTTGCCACAAAACAGTGATGCACCTCCAAGTCTGCCAGCAACAAAagctgagaatcagatctctgAGGAGAATGTTTATGATATTCCAAAAGGTTTGCCCACTGTTTTGCAGTccaagaaagagatggaaaaaaacagcgATCGTTCTGGAGACCAAGCATCCAGTGCTCCTCCACAGCTCTCAAGAGATGCCAAATTAGAACAAGACAGATTATCTGTTTCAAGTGTGGATAGCAGAAGCAGCACACTCTCTACATCCTCAAGCTCTTCTGCAGAGTCTTTTTCTATGCCATCATCAGAAGAGCCTgtcaaagaaattaaactggACCTTGATGTAGCCATAGAGACACTGACTAGATTGCAGCACAGCGTATCCAGCTCGGTTGCCAGTTTAATGATCTTTGTGAGTAGTAAGTGGAGATTACAAGAGCACCTGCAGAAAAGCATTGAAGAAATCCATAGAGCAGTCGATCACATAAAAGTATCACTGGGAGAATTCTTGGCCTTTGCTCAAGTTGTAAAGGTAAATGCTTCTAACCTCACTGATAATAACCTCCAgatcagaattaaaaaacagcTGGAAATTCTCATGAACTCATTCAAAATCTTAACAGAAACGAGAGAAGCTCTGAACAACTGCAACTGGTCACTGGAGGCTTTGGTCCTCAAGAAACCTCAGAACAATCCAGATGATCTTGATCGCTTTGTTATGGTAGCCCGCACAATTCCAGATGATATCAAGAGGTTCGTATCCATCATCATTGCCAATGGAAAGCTTCTCTTCAGAAAGAATGAGAAGGAACAAGAAATGAAGCTATCAAAAATTAACCCAGAACACaaaatggcaaaacaaatcACAGTGCCAAGAATAGAAATAGATTCACTACAAAGAAATACTTCTAATGAACCCAACCAAAGTCAGCCCTCTTCTgagaaaccaaaagaaaatgccaCTGAGGACTGTGATTACGTTCAGTTACAG gttttgcCATCTGCAAAAAAGGCTGTAATACAAAGCAAGCAGGACTCTGGAAAGAAAATCGCTCTCCCTGAACACTGTAGGTTGTGTTTCAGTGCACTTCACAAGGCAATTGGTGTATTTACTAATAGCCTAAGCAACAACCAGCCACCCGAAGTCTTCATATCCCACAGCAAATTGATCATTATGGTGGGGCAAAAGCTGGTGGATTGTCTCTGCCAGGAAACTCAAGAAAGAGATGCTCGGAATGACAttctccacagcagcagccagtttTGCAGCCTCTTGAAGAATCTGGCTCTGGCCACCAAAAATGCTGCAATACAATATCCAAACACAGATGCCATAAGAGAACTTCAGGATCAAACTGAGGAGCTGTGGAAGTACACACAGCAGTTTAGAGCAATGATGGAATGA
- the CASS4 gene encoding cas scaffolding protein family member 4 isoform X4 yields the protein MKVNNTLAKALYDNKAECSDELAFRKGDILTVVDQNVIGSEGWWKCSLHGRQGLAPANRLQLLTASPAALLSPPTWSDSAESPVGQQNIYQVPSIPKPTVSSSTYEKMEGWVKSPAKVSTLPAPGIYQVPPLAAQLLSEKTQSSTNQHLFTLPRACRASVPNIRSEVYDVPSTQRRESLFTKSGATPPTARKASLLVRSTECFQEEQKQLYNTSSSPEKAAVVTQKDSPAGNLYDVPPKRETDVSENESQKKFWGHYNTLPNPRKSEWIYDIPVSPEKTRLKQNPSGHSLENQVLYDIPPARYKALTTNTEAKVVNPQLYDIPPTQRKLTFPDIHLYDVPSSRDVLLLPQNSDAPPSLPATKAENQISEENVYDIPKGLPTVLQSKKEMEKNSDRSGDQASSAPPQLSRDAKLEQDRLSVSSVDSRSSTLSTSSSSSAESFSMPSSEEPVKEIKLDLDVAIETLTRLQHSVSSSVASLMIFVSSKWRLQEHLQKSIEEIHRAVDHIKVSLGEFLAFAQVVKVNASNLTDNNLQIRIKKQLEILMNSFKILTETREALNNCNWSLEALVLKKPQNNPDDLDRFVMVARTIPDDIKRFVSIIIANGKLLFRKNEKEQEMKLSKINPEHKMAKQITVPRIEIDSLQRNTSNEPNQSQPSSEKPKENATEDCDYVQLQVLPSAKKAVIQSKQDSGKKIALPEHCRLCFSALHKAIGVFTNSLSNNQPPEVFISHSKLIIMVGQKLVDCLCQETQERDARNDILHSSSQFCSLLKNLALATKNAAIQYPNTDAIRELQDQTEELWKYTQQFRAMME from the exons ATGAAGGTCAAC aacaCCTTGGCGAAGGCGCTGTATGACAACAAGGCAGAGTGCTCAGATGAGCTGGCCTTCCGCAAAGGAGACATCCTGACGGTTGTGGACCAAAACGTCATCGGCAGTGAGGGCTGGTGGAAATGCTCCCTCCATGGCAGGCAGGGCCTGGCCCCCGCTAACCGTCTCCAGCTCCTCACCGCCTCTCCAGCTGCCCTGCTGTCTCCTCCCACCTGGAGTGACTCTGCAGAGTCGCCCGTGGGCCAACAAAACATCTACCAGGTTCCCTCCATCCCCAAGCCTACGGTGTCATCATCTACCTATGAGAAGATGGAGGGATGGGTTAAATCTCCAGCGAAGGTCTCTACTCTGCCTGCCCCAGGAATATATCAGGTGCCACCCTTGGCTGCACAGCTGCTCAGTGAGAAGACCCAAAGCTCAACAAACCAG CACCTGTTTACTCTCCCGAGAGCATGCCGAGCGTCAGTCCCAAATATCAGGAGTGAGGTGTATGATGTTCCATCCACACAGCGCCGGGAGTCCTTATTCACAAAG AGTGGTGCCACTCCACCCACTGCACGAAAGGCCTCTCTGCTGGTTAGATCGACCGAGTGTTTCCaagaagagcagaagcagctttaCAACACCTCGTCCAGcccagaaaaagcagcagttgttACCCAGAAAGACTCACCAGCGGGCAAT CTGTATGATGTCCCTCCCAAAAGAGAAACTgatgtttcagaaaatgaatctCAGAAAAAGTTCTGGGGCCATTACAATACACTGCCAAATCCTCGAAAGTCAGAATGGATTTATGATATTCCAGTATCGCCTGAAAAGACAAGGTTAAAACAAAACCCTTCTGGTCATTCCTTGGAGAACCAGGTGCTGTACGATATACCACCGGCCAGGTACAAGGCACTGACAACAAATACTGAAGCCAAAGTTGTAAATCCACAATTATATGATATTCCACCAACACAACGGAAATTAACATTTCCAGATATCCATCTCTACGATGTTCCATCCTCACGGGATGTGCTTCTTTTGCCACAAAACAGTGATGCACCTCCAAGTCTGCCAGCAACAAAagctgagaatcagatctctgAGGAGAATGTTTATGATATTCCAAAAGGTTTGCCCACTGTTTTGCAGTccaagaaagagatggaaaaaaacagcgATCGTTCTGGAGACCAAGCATCCAGTGCTCCTCCACAGCTCTCAAGAGATGCCAAATTAGAACAAGACAGATTATCTGTTTCAAGTGTGGATAGCAGAAGCAGCACACTCTCTACATCCTCAAGCTCTTCTGCAGAGTCTTTTTCTATGCCATCATCAGAAGAGCCTgtcaaagaaattaaactggACCTTGATGTAGCCATAGAGACACTGACTAGATTGCAGCACAGCGTATCCAGCTCGGTTGCCAGTTTAATGATCTTTGTGAGTAGTAAGTGGAGATTACAAGAGCACCTGCAGAAAAGCATTGAAGAAATCCATAGAGCAGTCGATCACATAAAAGTATCACTGGGAGAATTCTTGGCCTTTGCTCAAGTTGTAAAGGTAAATGCTTCTAACCTCACTGATAATAACCTCCAgatcagaattaaaaaacagcTGGAAATTCTCATGAACTCATTCAAAATCTTAACAGAAACGAGAGAAGCTCTGAACAACTGCAACTGGTCACTGGAGGCTTTGGTCCTCAAGAAACCTCAGAACAATCCAGATGATCTTGATCGCTTTGTTATGGTAGCCCGCACAATTCCAGATGATATCAAGAGGTTCGTATCCATCATCATTGCCAATGGAAAGCTTCTCTTCAGAAAGAATGAGAAGGAACAAGAAATGAAGCTATCAAAAATTAACCCAGAACACaaaatggcaaaacaaatcACAGTGCCAAGAATAGAAATAGATTCACTACAAAGAAATACTTCTAATGAACCCAACCAAAGTCAGCCCTCTTCTgagaaaccaaaagaaaatgccaCTGAGGACTGTGATTACGTTCAGTTACAG gttttgcCATCTGCAAAAAAGGCTGTAATACAAAGCAAGCAGGACTCTGGAAAGAAAATCGCTCTCCCTGAACACTGTAGGTTGTGTTTCAGTGCACTTCACAAGGCAATTGGTGTATTTACTAATAGCCTAAGCAACAACCAGCCACCCGAAGTCTTCATATCCCACAGCAAATTGATCATTATGGTGGGGCAAAAGCTGGTGGATTGTCTCTGCCAGGAAACTCAAGAAAGAGATGCTCGGAATGACAttctccacagcagcagccagtttTGCAGCCTCTTGAAGAATCTGGCTCTGGCCACCAAAAATGCTGCAATACAATATCCAAACACAGATGCCATAAGAGAACTTCAGGATCAAACTGAGGAGCTGTGGAAGTACACACAGCAGTTTAGAGCAATGATGGAATGA
- the CASS4 gene encoding cas scaffolding protein family member 4 isoform X2: protein MKVNNTLAKALYDNKAECSDELAFRKGDILTVVDQNVIGSEGWWKCSLHGRQGLAPANRLQLLTASPAALLSPPTWSDSAESPVGQQNIYQVPSIPKPTVSSSTYEKMEGWVKSPAKVSTLPAPGIYQVPPLAAQLLSEKTQSSTNQHLFTLPRACRASVPNIRSEVYDVPSTQRRESLFTKSGATPPTARKASLLVRSTECFQEEQKQLYNTSSSPEKAAVVTQKDSPAGNLYDVPPKRETDVSENESQKKFWGHYNTLPNPRKSEWIYDIPVSPEKTRLKQNPSGHSLENQVLYDIPPARYKALTTNTEAKVVNPQLYDIPPTQRKLTFPDIHLYDVPSSRDVLLLPQNSDAPPSLPATKAENQISEENVYDIPKGLPTVLQSKKEMEKNSDRSGDQASSAPPQLSRDAKLEQDRLSVSSVDSRSSTLSTSSSSSAESFSMPSSEEPVKEIKLDLDVAIETLTRLQHSVSSSVASLMIFVSSKWRLQEHLQKSIEEIHRAVDHIKVSLGEFLAFAQVVKVNASNLTDNNLQIRIKKQLEILMNSFKILTETREALNNCNWSLEALVLKKPQNNPDDLDRFVMVARTIPDDIKRFVSIIIANGKLLFRKNEKEQEMKLSKINPEHKMAKQITVPRIEIDSLQRNTSNEPNQSQPSSEKPKENATEDCDYVQLQAQKIISGKEVAKKSTDSKPKVLPSAKKAVIQSKQDSGKKIALPEHCRLCFSALHKAIGVFTNSLSNNQPPEVFISHSKLIIMVGQKLVDCLCQETQERDARNDILHSSSQFCSLLKNLALATKNAAIQYPNTDAIRELQDQTEELWKYTQQFRAMME from the exons ATGAAGGTCAAC aacaCCTTGGCGAAGGCGCTGTATGACAACAAGGCAGAGTGCTCAGATGAGCTGGCCTTCCGCAAAGGAGACATCCTGACGGTTGTGGACCAAAACGTCATCGGCAGTGAGGGCTGGTGGAAATGCTCCCTCCATGGCAGGCAGGGCCTGGCCCCCGCTAACCGTCTCCAGCTCCTCACCGCCTCTCCAGCTGCCCTGCTGTCTCCTCCCACCTGGAGTGACTCTGCAGAGTCGCCCGTGGGCCAACAAAACATCTACCAGGTTCCCTCCATCCCCAAGCCTACGGTGTCATCATCTACCTATGAGAAGATGGAGGGATGGGTTAAATCTCCAGCGAAGGTCTCTACTCTGCCTGCCCCAGGAATATATCAGGTGCCACCCTTGGCTGCACAGCTGCTCAGTGAGAAGACCCAAAGCTCAACAAACCAG CACCTGTTTACTCTCCCGAGAGCATGCCGAGCGTCAGTCCCAAATATCAGGAGTGAGGTGTATGATGTTCCATCCACACAGCGCCGGGAGTCCTTATTCACAAAG AGTGGTGCCACTCCACCCACTGCACGAAAGGCCTCTCTGCTGGTTAGATCGACCGAGTGTTTCCaagaagagcagaagcagctttaCAACACCTCGTCCAGcccagaaaaagcagcagttgttACCCAGAAAGACTCACCAGCGGGCAAT CTGTATGATGTCCCTCCCAAAAGAGAAACTgatgtttcagaaaatgaatctCAGAAAAAGTTCTGGGGCCATTACAATACACTGCCAAATCCTCGAAAGTCAGAATGGATTTATGATATTCCAGTATCGCCTGAAAAGACAAGGTTAAAACAAAACCCTTCTGGTCATTCCTTGGAGAACCAGGTGCTGTACGATATACCACCGGCCAGGTACAAGGCACTGACAACAAATACTGAAGCCAAAGTTGTAAATCCACAATTATATGATATTCCACCAACACAACGGAAATTAACATTTCCAGATATCCATCTCTACGATGTTCCATCCTCACGGGATGTGCTTCTTTTGCCACAAAACAGTGATGCACCTCCAAGTCTGCCAGCAACAAAagctgagaatcagatctctgAGGAGAATGTTTATGATATTCCAAAAGGTTTGCCCACTGTTTTGCAGTccaagaaagagatggaaaaaaacagcgATCGTTCTGGAGACCAAGCATCCAGTGCTCCTCCACAGCTCTCAAGAGATGCCAAATTAGAACAAGACAGATTATCTGTTTCAAGTGTGGATAGCAGAAGCAGCACACTCTCTACATCCTCAAGCTCTTCTGCAGAGTCTTTTTCTATGCCATCATCAGAAGAGCCTgtcaaagaaattaaactggACCTTGATGTAGCCATAGAGACACTGACTAGATTGCAGCACAGCGTATCCAGCTCGGTTGCCAGTTTAATGATCTTTGTGAGTAGTAAGTGGAGATTACAAGAGCACCTGCAGAAAAGCATTGAAGAAATCCATAGAGCAGTCGATCACATAAAAGTATCACTGGGAGAATTCTTGGCCTTTGCTCAAGTTGTAAAGGTAAATGCTTCTAACCTCACTGATAATAACCTCCAgatcagaattaaaaaacagcTGGAAATTCTCATGAACTCATTCAAAATCTTAACAGAAACGAGAGAAGCTCTGAACAACTGCAACTGGTCACTGGAGGCTTTGGTCCTCAAGAAACCTCAGAACAATCCAGATGATCTTGATCGCTTTGTTATGGTAGCCCGCACAATTCCAGATGATATCAAGAGGTTCGTATCCATCATCATTGCCAATGGAAAGCTTCTCTTCAGAAAGAATGAGAAGGAACAAGAAATGAAGCTATCAAAAATTAACCCAGAACACaaaatggcaaaacaaatcACAGTGCCAAGAATAGAAATAGATTCACTACAAAGAAATACTTCTAATGAACCCAACCAAAGTCAGCCCTCTTCTgagaaaccaaaagaaaatgccaCTGAGGACTGTGATTACGTTCAGTTACAG GCACAGAAAATCATTTCAGGTAAAGAAGTAGCAAAGAAGAGTACAGATTCTAAACCAAAG gttttgcCATCTGCAAAAAAGGCTGTAATACAAAGCAAGCAGGACTCTGGAAAGAAAATCGCTCTCCCTGAACACTGTAGGTTGTGTTTCAGTGCACTTCACAAGGCAATTGGTGTATTTACTAATAGCCTAAGCAACAACCAGCCACCCGAAGTCTTCATATCCCACAGCAAATTGATCATTATGGTGGGGCAAAAGCTGGTGGATTGTCTCTGCCAGGAAACTCAAGAAAGAGATGCTCGGAATGACAttctccacagcagcagccagtttTGCAGCCTCTTGAAGAATCTGGCTCTGGCCACCAAAAATGCTGCAATACAATATCCAAACACAGATGCCATAAGAGAACTTCAGGATCAAACTGAGGAGCTGTGGAAGTACACACAGCAGTTTAGAGCAATGATGGAATGA